Proteins co-encoded in one Setaria viridis chromosome 9, Setaria_viridis_v4.0, whole genome shotgun sequence genomic window:
- the LOC117839789 gene encoding serine--tRNA ligase isoform X1 — translation MLDINLFRTDKGGNPDLIRESQRRRSAAVELVDEVIALDKAWRERQFELDKIRQELNATSKKIGKLKASKQEEEAKKLMESTDEIKKRLAAKEAEVQEAKSTLDAKLTTIGNIVHDSVPVSDDEANNAIVRTWGEKRVEENLKNHVDLCRMLDIVALEKGADVAGGRGYYLKDEGVLLNLALINFGLAFLRKRGFKPMQTPFFMRKETMGKCAQLAQFDEELYKVTGDGEDKYLIATSEQPLCAYHLGDRIYPAELPIKYAGYSTCFRKEAGSHGRDTAGIFRVHQFEKIEQFCITSPNGNDSWDIHEEMMKNSEDFYQEIGLPYQVVSIVSGALNDAAAKKYDLEAWFPASKTFRELVSCSNCTDFQARRLGIGYGQKKNDEQSKQFVHMLNSTLTATERTLCCILENFQKEDGVEVPKALQPYMGGIEFLPFKQPLDVKQAADSKSNKSKSKGNAA, via the exons ATGCTCGACATCAATCTCTTCCGCACCGACAAGGGCGGAAACCCGGACCTCATCCGCGAGTCCCAGCGCAGGCGCTCCGCTGCAGTCGAGCTCGTCGACGAGGTCATCGCCCTCGACAAAGCATGGCGCGAAA GGCAATTCGAGCTGGACAAGATCCGGCAGGAGCTCAACGCCACCAGCAAGAAGATCGGCAAGCTCAAGGCC AgcaagcaagaagaggaagctaAGAAGCTGATGGAGAGCACGGACGAGATTAAGAAGAGGTTGGCTGCCAAGGAAGCCGAGGTGCAGGAGGCCAAGAGCACCCTCGACGCCAAGCTCACCACTATTGGCAACATCGTGCATGATTCCGTGCCCGTCAGCGACGATGAG GCAAATAATGCAATTGTACGAACATGGGGAGAGAAGAGAGTAGAGGAAAATTTGAAGAATCACGTGgacctttgcagaatgcttgaCATTGTTGCACTGGAGAAGG GTGCTGATGTGGCTGGTGGTCGGGGTTACTATTTGAAGGATGAAGGTGTCCTCCTGAACCTGGCGTTGATAAATTTCGGGCTTGCTTTCCTGAGAAAACGGGGCTTTAAGCCAATGCAAACCCCCTTTTTCATGAGGAAGGAGACTATGGGAAAATGTGCCCAGTTGGCACAGTTTGATGAGGAGCTTTACAAA GTAACAGGTGATGGCGAGGACAAATACCTCATAGCCACATCTGAACAGCCATTATGCGCTTATCATTTAGGTGATCGAATTTACCCTGCTGAGCTACCAATAAA ATATGCTGGGTACTCCACCTGCTTCCGGAAAGAAGCTGGTTCACATGGAAGGGACACAGCTGGCATCTTCAGAGTCCACCAATTTGAAAAAATCGAGCAATTCTGTATTACGAGCCCAAATGGCAACGATTCTTGGGACATACATGAAGAGATGATGAAGAATTCAGAAGATTTCTATCAGGAG ATTGGCCTACCATATCAGGTTGTCTCCATTGTCTCTGGTGCACTTAATGATGCTGCAGCTAAAAAATATGATTTAGAAGCATGGTTCCCTGCATCAAAAACCTTTAGAGAATTAGTGTCATGTTCTAATTGCACTGACTTTCAAGCAAGGAGACTTGGAATTGGTTACGGCCAAAAAAAG AATGATGAGCAGTCCAAGCAGTTTGTTCATATGCTGAATTCTACGTTGACTGCCACTGAGAGGACATTATGCTGTATTCTGGAGAACTTCCAAAAGGAGGATGGTGTTGAAGTGCCAAAGGCGCTGCAACCGTACATGGGTGGAATAGAGTTCCTTCCTTTCAAGCAACCTCTGGATGTCAAACAAGCTGCTGACTCCAAATCAAACAAGTCCAAATCAAAG GGAAATGCTGCTTGA
- the LOC117839789 gene encoding serine--tRNA ligase isoform X2, whose amino-acid sequence MLDINLFRTDKGGNPDLIRESQRRRSAAVELVDEVIALDKAWRERQFELDKIRQELNATSKKIGKLKASKQEEEAKKLMESTDEIKKRLAAKEAEVQEAKSTLDAKLTTIGNIVHDSVPVSDDEANNAIVRTWGEKRVEENLKNHVDLCRMLDIVALEKGADVAGGRGYYLKDEGVLLNLALINFGLAFLRKRGFKPMQTPFFMRKETMGKCAQLAQFDEELYKVTGDGEDKYLIATSEQPLCAYHLGDRIYPAELPIKYAGYSTCFRKEAGSHGRDTAGIFRVHQFEKIEQFCITSPNGNDSWDIHEEMMKNSEDFYQEIGLPYQVVSIVSGALNDAAAKKYDLEAWFPASKTFRELVSCSNCTDFQARRLGIGYGQKKE is encoded by the exons ATGCTCGACATCAATCTCTTCCGCACCGACAAGGGCGGAAACCCGGACCTCATCCGCGAGTCCCAGCGCAGGCGCTCCGCTGCAGTCGAGCTCGTCGACGAGGTCATCGCCCTCGACAAAGCATGGCGCGAAA GGCAATTCGAGCTGGACAAGATCCGGCAGGAGCTCAACGCCACCAGCAAGAAGATCGGCAAGCTCAAGGCC AgcaagcaagaagaggaagctaAGAAGCTGATGGAGAGCACGGACGAGATTAAGAAGAGGTTGGCTGCCAAGGAAGCCGAGGTGCAGGAGGCCAAGAGCACCCTCGACGCCAAGCTCACCACTATTGGCAACATCGTGCATGATTCCGTGCCCGTCAGCGACGATGAG GCAAATAATGCAATTGTACGAACATGGGGAGAGAAGAGAGTAGAGGAAAATTTGAAGAATCACGTGgacctttgcagaatgcttgaCATTGTTGCACTGGAGAAGG GTGCTGATGTGGCTGGTGGTCGGGGTTACTATTTGAAGGATGAAGGTGTCCTCCTGAACCTGGCGTTGATAAATTTCGGGCTTGCTTTCCTGAGAAAACGGGGCTTTAAGCCAATGCAAACCCCCTTTTTCATGAGGAAGGAGACTATGGGAAAATGTGCCCAGTTGGCACAGTTTGATGAGGAGCTTTACAAA GTAACAGGTGATGGCGAGGACAAATACCTCATAGCCACATCTGAACAGCCATTATGCGCTTATCATTTAGGTGATCGAATTTACCCTGCTGAGCTACCAATAAA ATATGCTGGGTACTCCACCTGCTTCCGGAAAGAAGCTGGTTCACATGGAAGGGACACAGCTGGCATCTTCAGAGTCCACCAATTTGAAAAAATCGAGCAATTCTGTATTACGAGCCCAAATGGCAACGATTCTTGGGACATACATGAAGAGATGATGAAGAATTCAGAAGATTTCTATCAGGAG ATTGGCCTACCATATCAGGTTGTCTCCATTGTCTCTGGTGCACTTAATGATGCTGCAGCTAAAAAATATGATTTAGAAGCATGGTTCCCTGCATCAAAAACCTTTAGAGAATTAGTGTCATGTTCTAATTGCACTGACTTTCAAGCAAGGAGACTTGGAATTGGTTACGGCCAAAAAAA AGAATGA